The Gallus gallus isolate bGalGal1 chromosome 3, bGalGal1.mat.broiler.GRCg7b, whole genome shotgun sequence genome window below encodes:
- the DNMT3A gene encoding DNA (cytosine-5)-methyltransferase 3A isoform X5 → MGHGAVGTRPLWGAAPSRAEPSRAEPVPPCRPTPGLQSRPPLSTKGAQRRDKGQPPGRAGPDRAVRGGRAEPGAPQPTSRADWDHVTRSSQTKNRRPCPRLGSVRLGSVRSGRSAQPAWAEKKAKVIAVMNVVEETPRAEPQKEEEASPPASQQPTDPASPNVATTPEPVVADAVDKNTSKSADDEPEYEDGRGFGIGELVWGKLRGFSWWPGRIVSWWMTGRSRAAEGTRWVMWFGDGKFSVVCVEKLLPLSSFSSAFHQATYNKQPMYRKAIYEVLQVASSRAGKIFPACPENDETDTSKVVEIQNKQMIEWALGGFQPSGPKGLEPPEEERNPYKEVYTEMWVEPEAAAYAPPPPAKKPRKSTTEKPKVKEIIDERTRERLVYEVRQKCRNIEDICISCGSLNVTLEHPLFIGGMCQNCKNCFLECAYQYDDDGYQSYCTICCGGREVLMCGNNNCCRCFCVECVDLLVGPGAAQAAIKEDPWNCYMCGHKGVYGLLRRREDWPSRLQMFFANNHDQEFDPPKVYPPVPAEKRKPIRVLSLFDGIATGLLVLKDLGIQVDRYIASEVCEDSITVGMVRHQGKIMYVGDVRNVTQKHIQEWGPFDLVIGGSPCNDLSIVNPARKGLYEGTGRLFFEFYRLLHEARPKEGDDRPFFWLFENVVAMGVSDKRDISRFLESNPVMIDAKEVSAAHRARYFWGNLPGMNRPLASTVNDKLELQECLEHGRIAKFSKVRTITTRSNSIKQGKDQHFPVFMNEKEDILWCTEMERVFGFPVHYTDVSNMSRLARQRLLGRSWSVPVIRHLFAPLKEYFACV, encoded by the exons ATGGGACACGGTGCTGTCGGGACGCGGCCGCTTTGGGGCGCagcgccgagccgagccgagccgagccgagccgagccggtCCCCCCGTGCCGCCCCACGCCCGGGTTGCAGAGCCGTCCCCCTTTGTCCACGAAAGGAGCGCAGCGCCGGGACAAAGGGCAGCctccgggccgggccgggccggacCGAGCCGTGCGGGGGGGGCGGGCCGAGCCGGGTGCCCCGCAGCCAACCAGCCGGGCCGATTGGGACCATGTGACCCGGAGTTCCCAGACAAAGAACCGCCGGCCGTGCCCCCGGCTCGGCTCGGTACGGCTCGGCTCGGTTCGGTCCGGCCGCAGCGCTCAGCCCGCATGG GCGGAGAAGAAGGCAAAAGTGATCGCCGTGATGAACGTGGTGGAGGAGACGCCGCGGGCCGAGCcgcagaaggaggaggaggccaGCCCCCCTGCCTCACAGCAGCCCACCGACCCTGCCTCGCCCAACGTGGCCACCACGCCTGAGCCTGTGGTGGCCGACGCCGTCGACAAGAACACATCCAAGTCAGCCGACGACGAGCCTGAGTACGAG GACGGTCGGGGCTTCGGCATCGGCGAGCTGGTGTGGGGCAAGCTGCGTGGCTTCTCCTGGTGGCCGGGGCGCATCGTGTCCTGGTGGATGACGGGACGCAGCCGGGCAGCCGAGGGCACCCGCTGGGTGATGTGGTTCGGGGACGGCAAGTTCTCAGTG GTCTGCGTGGAGAAGCTCCTGCCCCTCAGCTCCTTCTCCAGCGCCTTCCACCAGGCCACCTACAACAAGCAGCCCATGTACCGCAAAGCCATCTACGAGGTGCTGCAG GTggcaagcagcagagcagggaagatCTTCCCGGCGTGCCCCGAGAACGACGAGACTGACACCTCCAAGGTGGTGGAGATCCAGAACAAGCAGATGATCGAGTGGGCGCTGGGCGGCTTCCAGCCCTCCGGCCCCAAGGGCCTGGAGCCCCCCGAGG AGGAGCGCAACCCCTACAAAGAAGTTTACACAGAGATGTGGGTCGAGCCAGAAGCCGCTGCCTACGCGCCACCCCCACCCGCCAAAAAACCCCGGAAAAGCACAACAGAGAAACCCAAGGTCAAGGAGATCATCGATGAGCGCACCCGAG AGCGACTGGTCTACGAGGTGCggcagaaatgcagaaacatcGAAG ATATCTGCATCTCCTGTGGGAGCCTCAACGTCACCCTGGAGCACCCTTTGTTTATCGGGGGAATGTGCCAAAACTGCAAG aaCTGCTTTCTGGAGTGCGCGTACCAATACGATGACGACGGATACCAGTCCTACTGCACCATCTGCTGTGGTGGGCGCGAGGTGCTCATGTGCGGCAACAACAACTGCTGCAG GTGTTTCTGTGTGGAGTGCGTGGACCTGTTggtggggccgggggctgcACAGGCAGCCATCAAGGAGGACCCCTGGAACTGTTACATGTGCGGCCATAAGGGTGTCTATGGGCTCCTGCGGCGGCGCGAAGATTGGCCATCGCGCCTCCAGATGTTCTTCGCCAACAACCACGACCAGGAGTTT GATCCGCCGAAGGTGTACCCGCCTGTCCCTGCTGAAAAGAGGAAGCCCATCCGTGTGCTGTCGCTGTTTGATGGCATCGCCACCG GCCTGCTGGTGCTGAAAGACCTGGGCATCCAGGTGGACCGCTACATCGCCTCCGAGGTGTGCGAGGACTCTATCACTGTGGGCATGGTGAGGCACCAGGGCAAGATCATGTATGTTGGCGACGTCCGAAATGTCACCCAGAAACAC ATACAGGAGTGGGGCCCCTTCGACCTGGTCATCGGGGGCAGCCCCTGCAACGACCTCTCTATAGTGAACCCAGCCAGGAAGGGGCTGTACG AGGGCACTGGGCGCCTCTTCTTTGAGTTCTACCGCCTCCTGCATGAAGCACGGCCCAAGGAGGGTGACGACCGACCCTTCTTCTGGCTCTTTGAGAACGTGGTGGCCATGGGGGTGAGCGACAAAAGGGACATCTCACGCTTCCTCGAG TCCAACCCCGTCATGATTGATGCCAAAGAGGTGTCTGCGGCACACCGGGCACGGTACTTCTGGGGTAACCTTCCCGGTATGAACAG GCCGCTGGCGTCCACGGTCAATGACAAGCTGGAACTCCAGGAGTGCCTGGAGCACGGCAGGATAGCCAAG TTCAGCAAAGTGAGAACCATCACCACTCGCTCCAACTCCATCAAGCAGGGCAAAGACCAGCACTTCCCCGTCTTCATGAACGAGAAGGAAGACATCCTGTGGTGCACGGAGATGGAGAG GGTGTTTGGCTTCCCGGTGCACTACACGGACGTGTCCAACATGAGCCGCCTGGCCCGGCAGAGACTGCTCGGCAGATCCTGGAGCGTGCCGGTGATCCGCCACCTCTTTGCGCCCCTCAAGGAGTACTTCGCCTGCGTTTAG